Within Oribacterium sp. oral taxon 102, the genomic segment GTCAAGACGATCGATACGCTGCAGGTTGCGTTCGTTCCGTCCCGTGAGCCGGAGGAGATCGTCACGGTGACCGAGCCGCTCAAGGATATGCTGAAGCAGGAGCTGCTTCCGCTCGGCTATGATGTCAAGAATGTCAACATTACCGTAGGCACGAATTACGAGGCGGTCGGAGAGGGGCTCACGGCAGGCACGATCGATGTCGGCTTCATTCCGGGCGGCACCTATGTCCTCTATGACGACGGCGCAGAGGTGATCCTCACGGCGACGCGGGACGGACTTTCCATCGATGACGATGATCCGAAGGTCTGGAACCAGAACAAGCCGACGGAGGCCTCGGATCAGCAGGTAACCTTCTACCGCGCGCTGATGATCGCAGGACCGTCTGAGGCAGGACGCGCTGTTGCCGCGAAGGTGAACAACGGTACGGAGCTCAGCTGGGAGGACTTCGACGGTCTGAACTGGGGCATCATGAGCCCGACCTCCTCTGCCGGCTACATCTATCCGGCGCTCTGGATCCAGCAGAGGTTCGGCAAGAATATCACGGATCTTTCCCATGCCGTACAGTGCGATTCCTACGGTACCGCCTTTGCCCGTCTTGCGCAGGGACAGATCGATGTGCTCTGCACCTATGCGGATGCCCGCCGCGACAATGCGGAGAAGTGGCAGAAGGAATATGCCATGACGAATTCCATCTGGGATGATACGGATGTGATCGGCGTGACACCGGGGATCTACAATGATACGATCTCTGTTTCCAGAACCTCCGCTGTGATGGATGATGACTTCAAGGCGGCGCTGCAGCAGGCCTTCATCAATATCGGCAAGACCGACGCCGGCAAGGATGTCATCAAGATCTACAGTCACAAGGGCTATGAGATTGCGAAGGATTCTGACTATGACTCTGAGCGTGAGGCACAGAAGATCATTCAGGAGCTTCGTGCGAAGTAAGCAGGGCGGATGGGAGGAGTCCAGAGCGGCTCCTCCTTTTTTCTATCGGCTTTGCCGGAACGGTTATGGCTTTGGACAGGAAACGCTGAAAGACAGAGCATACTGCAGGCGTTCGGGTACGCTGTGCTTTTCAGGGCTTCCTGACAGATGGCCGGGCGTTTCGTGAAGAACGGCGGCTGGTGCCGCATGGGGGCAATGCATTTATGGACGGGAGTATAGCGTGATTAAGTTTGAGGATGTTGGGAAAAAGTACTCGAATGGCTATGAGGGGCTGAAGCATGTAAATCTTTGTATTGAGCAGGGGGAGTTCGTAGCGATCATCGGTCTGTCCGGCGCAGGGAAGTCGACCCTGATCCGTACCATTAATCGTATGCACGATGTGACGAGCGGCAGGCTGACCGTGGATGAGGTGGATGTGATGACGCTGTCCGGGAGGAGTCTCCGCCGCTTCCGCAGGAGGATCGGAATGATTTTTCAGTCCTTCAACCTGATTACCCGGACGACAGTGATCCGGAATGTCCTGACTGCTTTCGTGCCGGATATGCCCTTTTTTCGTTCCGCCTTCGGCATTTATACAAAGGAAGAGAAAATGAAGGCGCTGGAGGCGCTGGACAAGGTCGGCATATTGGATAAGGCGTTCGTGCGGGCAGATCAGCTCTCCGGCGGACAGCAGCAGAGGGTCGCGCTGGCACGGACGCTGGCACAGAACCCGCAGATCATCCTCGCCGACGAGCCGGTGGCGGCGCTGGATCCGCTTACTGCGAAGCAGGTGATGGACGATTTCAGACGGATCAATCAGGAAATGAAGATTTCCATCCTTCTGAATATCCATCATGTAGATCTCGCGCTGGGCTACTGTGACCGCGTGATCGGCATCCGCAGCGGGGAGATCGTCTATGACGGCCCTGCGGGGGAGGTTGACCAGGATGTGCTCCGGCTGATCTATGAGGGCGGAAAGGAGCAGGCATGAGTCTCTACGACAGGCTTTTCCCGCCGAAGCGCTACCGCCTGCCGAATGGAAAGGAGCTGTGCGAGCGGCGCAGCAGAGCGCCGCTCTATGCGCTTCTCATCCTGCTGCTTGCGGCGCTCTCCGTGAAGGTTACGGGCTTCGAGCTCTCCGTGCTGCTTCGGAGAGGCAGTCAGTTTTTCGTGATCCTGGGGCAGATGTTCCCGCCGGAGCCCTCTTACCTCGCGAAGATCTGGGGGCCGATCTTTGATACCATCAAGATGTCTCTGCTCGGCTCGGCGCTCGGCTCTCTGCTTTCGGTTCCCTTCGCAATGCTGGCGGCGACAAATGTCTGCAGGAATCGAGTGGCAGTCAGCCTGGTGCGTCTCTTGTTCAGCATTGTACGGACGCTGCCGACCTTGGTCATGGCGTTGATCGCAACCTTTATCTTCGGATTGGGAACCATTGCCGGAACGATCGCTATCGCGGTCTTCTCCTTTTCCTATATCGGGAAGATCCTCTATGAGGAGATCGAGACGGTGGATATGGGGGCCTTCGAGGCAATGGAGGCGATGGGCGCTGCGAAGACGAGCGCCTTTTTCACGGCGATCGTGCCGCAGGTGCTTCCGAGCTTCCTGTCCAACAGTCTCTATAATTTCGAGGGAAATGTGCGCTATGCGGCAGTGCTGGGCTATGTCGGCGCAGGCGGAATCGGACTGATTCTGAACGAGCAGCTCGGCTGGAGAGAGTATCCGAATGTCGGCATGATATTGATTGCGCTGTTTGTAACGGTATTCATGATCGAAAGCATCAGCCGCTATGCGCGGAAGAGGCTGGTATAGGGAGGGCATATGAACGAAAGAATCGAAAAAGCCTATGCGAGCCGCCCGAAGGATTGGGTCTACCATACGGCGCTTGCCGTCATTGTCCTCGGACTGCTGCTCTGGAGCCTGACGGCGATGGAGACCGCGGGAACGACGCAGAACGGGGCGAAGATGGCGGGCAACATCCTGCGCGGCATCCTCCATCCGGATACGAAGCTGCTTTTCAGTCTGGGAAACAACGGCGTACCCTATCTCCTTCTCGAAACCATCTGCATTGCCTTCATGGGCACGGTGGTCGGCGCGATTTTTTCCGTGCCCCTTGCCTTCCTCTCGGCGAGCAATCTGACGCCGAAGCCGGTCGCCTTTCTGGGACGGCTCCTCATCATGGCGATTCGTACCGTCCCGGCGTTTGTGTATGGGCTTATGTTTATCCGGGTAACCGGGCCGGGACCCTTCGCGGGATTGATGACAATGTCTCTGACCTCGATCGGAATGGTATCCAAGATGTATATCGAGGCGATCGAGGATCTGGACACGAAGATCCTCGAGTCGCTGGATGCCGCGGGCTGTACGACCTGGCAGAAGATCCGCTACGGCATCCTGCCGCAGCTCATGCCGAACTTCGCGTCCACCGCGATCTACCGTTTCGACATCAACCTGCGGGATGCGACCGTGCTCGGACTTGTCGGCGCGGGCGGCATCGGCGCGCCGCTGATCTTCGCGATGAACGGCTATCGCTGGAACGAGGCAGGCTCGATCCTGCTCGGTCTGGTCGTGCTGGTGCTGCTGGTGGAGTGGCTCTCTACGAGAATCCGCGTAAAGCTGGCGAGAGGCTGAGCGCGGAGAGGGGCGCCTTGTTGTGTGACGGAGGCTGCCGCAGAACTGCGGCGGCCTCTTCGTTTGACAGATGTCAGGGAAAAAGGGCGATAGAATGAAAAAAAACTTTGAGATTTACTATACCTCGGATGTGCATGGCAGCATCTTCCCTGTGGACTATGCCGGCGGGCGGGAGAAGCGCTGCGGTATCCTGAACTATGCGGCGGAGATCGTGAAGACCGGAAATACGCTGGTGCTGGACGGCGGAGACAGCCTGCAGGGAACGCCGCTTCTGAGCTACTATCTGGAGCACCGGGAGGACTTCCCGTACCAGCCGATGGCGGAGGCGTTCGGGGAGGCGGGACTGGACTGCTTCACGCTGGGGAACCATGACTTCAATTTCGGCTATGCTCCGCTCCGCGACTATGTCTGTGCGCTGCAGGAGAAGGGCACGGACTGTGTCTGCGCCAATGTCAGAGATCTCCGCGGCGGGCTTCCGCTTCTGCCGTATGTGATCCGGACGCTTGAGAATGGGCTTCGGATCGGAATCACCGGATTGGTGACAGATTCTGTCAAGGTCTGGGAGGATCCGGCGCATCTCGTCGATCTGGAGATCACGGATCCGTTGGAAAAAGCGGAGGAAATGCTGCGAATCCTGCGGGGGCAGTGCGACGTGACGGTCTGCATCTATCACGGAGGATATGAGGAGGAACTCGAAAGCGGGAGAAGGCTTAGCGAGTCAAAGGAAAACGTTGCCTGCGCGCTCGCCCGCCGCTGCAGCTTCGACCTCCTCCTGACCGGACACCAGCATATGGCGATAGAGGGCAGGCGGCTCTATGGGAGCTATACCGTACAGCCCGCAGCGAATCTGGAGCATTACTTCCATATATTCGGGGAGGCAGAGCTTGCGGGCGGAACGCGTACGGCACTTATTCTCCGGAGTCAGAGAAAGCCGTTAGGGACAAAGCATGGAGCGGATTGCTTCCGACGGCTTTCCGAGCTGGAAACGCGGACAGAAGCATGGCTTTCGGAGACCATCGGGAGGCTCCCGGCGGCGCTGCCCCCGGAGGATAAGCTGGAGATCGCGCTGCATGGCAGCAGGGTGGCGGCACTCTTCAATCAGATCCAGCTTCTGGAAACGGGCGCGGATTTCTCCTGCACAGGGCTCGGCAACGCACCGATCGGTCTGCCGCGGGAGCTCAGCATCCGCAGCATCTATACCGCGTACCCCTTCGCGAATACGATCATCGTGAAGGAGGTGACGAGAGAGAGCCTGAGGGCGGCGCTGGAGCGCTGTGCGATGTATCTGGAGCTGGACGGGGAGGGGAAGCCGCGCTTCTCCGATGCCTTTATGAAGCCGAAGGTCGAGCATTACAACTATGACTTCTATGCCGGTCTGGACTATGCCTTCGACCTCAGGAAGCCTGCCGGGGAGCGGGTGGTGCGGCTCAGAAGGCTGGACGGTACGGAGCTTCAGAGCGGAAACGTCTACCGTCTCGCGCTCAGCAACTACCGCGCGACGGGGACGGGCGGCTATCCGATGCTGGGAGCAGCACGCGAGGTCTACAGCGGCGCAGATAATGTGCAGGATCTGCTGATCGCGTATATTCGTCGTGCAGGAGAGCTGTCGATTCCGGAGAACTACCGATTTTCGGTGAGATATTAGGGGACGCATCTATTTTCAGGAGGAAAGAGCTGTGACGCGGCTGCAGGGCAGGCGGACGCGGTCTAAGGGCAGCAAAAAGCGGAGCGGGCGGAGAGAATTTCTCCGTTCACTCCGCTCTCAGTATCGTCCCGCCGCCGACGACGTCCTCGCCGTCATAGAGGACGACCGCCTGTCCTGCAGCGATTGCGCGCTCCGGTATGTCGAAGCGAATGCGGACGCTGCCGTCCGGGAGGGGCTCCGCGGTGGCGGGAACCTCCTTTGCCTTGTAGCGAGTCTTCGCGGTGACGCGAAGCGCAGCGGGCGGCGTCTCATACTTGATCCAGTTAAAGCTCCCGGCGAGGAGGCTGTCCGAATAGAGGAGAGAACCTGTTGTCAGGATGACGCGGTTCTCTGCCATGTCCTTCCCGGCGACGTACATCGGAGCGGGAAGCGAGAGCCCCAGCCCCTTTCTCTGTCCGATGGTGTAGCGGATGATGCCGCGGTGCCTGCCGAGTAAGTGTCCCGCCTCGTCCACGAAGTCACCCTCCGGATACTGCACGCTGCGGTATTTCTCGATGAAATCTCCGTAATCTCCATTTGTCACGAAGCAGATGTCCTGTGAGTCATGCTTCCGGGCGTTCAGGAAATGATACTGCGCCGCGCGGGCGCGCACTGCCTCCTTACTCTCGAACTCTCCGAGGGGGAAGGCGCTGTGAGAGAGCTGCTCCTGACTGAGGAAGTAGAGCACATAGCTCTGATCCTTCGCAGCATTCCTCGCTTTTTTCAGGAGATAGCGGCCGCTCACAGGATCCTGTTCGATGCGGGCATAGTGGCCGGTGACGATCAGATCGCAATGAAGCGCTGCCGCGCGGCGGTAGAGCTTTTCGTGCTTCATATAGCGGTTGCAGTCGATGCAGGGATTCGGTGTCCCGCCCTGCTCGTAGATGCGCACGAAGCGCTCGATCACCTGCTTTTGAAAATCGTCTGTGAAGTTCAGAACATAGAAGGGAATATCCAGCGCATCGGCGACCTGCCGGGCATCGGCGGCGTCCTCGGCGGTGCAGCAGGTATTGCTCCGGCAGCCGCCTGCATCCTCTCCCGAATAGAGCTTCATCGTGACGCCGATGCAGTCATAGCCCCGCTCCTTCATCAGCGCGGCGGCGACGGAGCTGTCGACGCCGCCGCTCATGGCGATCAATGCTTTTTTTGCCATTGGGCTGTTTTTCTCCTCTTTTCCGCGGATATACCGCTTAATACTTCACCTTCCCCTCCGCGACAGCGCGCAGGTGCTGCCCGTAGGGGCTTTTGCCGTAGCGCTCTGCGGAGCGCAGCAGCATTTCCCTGTCGATCCAGCGGTTGATGTAGGCGATTTCCTCAGGCGCGGAGATCGTGATGCCCTGCAGCTCCTCGATCGTATGAACGAATTCCGCTGCCTCCAGAAGGCTCGCCATTGTCCCTGTATCGAGCCATGCGAAGCCGCGACCGAGGCGCTGTACATTGAGTCTGTCTTCCCTGAGATACATCTCATTCAGCGACGTGATCTCGAGCTCGCCTCTCGCAGAGGGCTGTACCGTATGCGCCTTCGCGCTGACGCCCGCCGGGTAGAAGTAGAGACCGGTTACGGCATAGTTGCTCTTCGGCTGCGCCGGCTTCTCCTCGATCGAAACTGCGCGGCCCGCTGCGTCGAATTCGACAATGCCGAAGCGCTCCGGATCATTGACATAGTAGCCGAAGACCGTGGCGCGTCCCGCCTCCGCGTCTGCCGCAGCGGTTCGCAGGATCCTGCCGAAGCCGTTGCCGTAGAAGATATTGTCGCCAAGCACCATCGCGCAGGCATCCGAACCGATGAACGTCTCTCCGAGCGTGAACGCCTGTGCGAGTCCGTCCGGAGACGGCTGTACCTTGTAGGACAGACGGACGCCGAACTGACTGCCGTCACCGAGCAGCGCCTCGAAGCGCGGTGTATCCTCCGGTGTGGAAATGATCAGGATGTCCTGAATGCCGGCAAGCATCAGTGTGGACAGCGGGTAGTAGACCATCGGCTTGTCATAGACCGGCAGGAGCTGCTTGCTGGTTACCATGGTGAGCGGATAGAGACGGGTGCCGGAGCCGCCTGCGAGTACAATGCCCTTCATCGATCCAGAACCTCCTTCTTCCCATACATTTCGGCGTAATAGTTCTGGTACTCACCGGAGATGATATTCTCCCACCACTCACGGTTGTCGAGATACCATTGAATCGTCTTCTTGATTCCGTCTCGGAACATGGTTTCCGGCAGCCAGCCGAGCTCGCTGTGGATCTTTGTCGGGTCGATGGCGTAGCGCTGGTCGTGTCCCTTCCGGTCGGTGACATGCTCAATCAGGCTCTCCGGCTTCCCGAGCGTCTCGCAGATCAGCTTCACGATCTCGATATTCTTCATCTCATTGTGTCCGCCGATGTTGTAGACCTCGCCGACGCTGCCCTTCCGGAGGATCAGGTCGATCGCCTTGCAGTGATCCTCCACATAGAGCCAGTCGCGGACATTCTGTCCTTCTCCGTAGACCGGAAGTTTCCGGTCGGCGAGTGCATTGGCAATCATCAGCGGGATCAACTTCTCCGGGAACTGATAGGGACCGTAGTTATTGGAGCAGCGGCTGATCGTGACCGGCAGTCCGAAGGTTCTGTGATATGCCATGACGAGCAGGTCTGCGCTCGCCTTGGAGGAGCTGTAGGGGCTCGAGGTGTGGAGCGGCGTGTCCTCGTGGAAGAAGAGATCCGGACGGTCGAGCGGCAGGTCTCCGTAGACCTCATCCGTGGAAACCTGATGATAGCGCCGGATTCCGTACTTCCGGCAGGCATCCATCAGGACTGCCGTGCCGATGATATTGGTCTGGAGGAAAATCTCCGGATTTTCGATGGAGCGATCCACATGGGACTCTGCCGCGAAGTTCACGACCATGTCCGGCTTTTCCTCCTCGAAGAGACGGTATACGCCCTCCCGGTTGCAGATGTCCAGCTTCACGAAGCGGAAATTCGGCTCGTCGAGCACGCTCTTCAATGTAGACAGATTTCCGGCATAGGTCAGCGCATCCACGCAGACAATGCGATCCTCCGGGTGCTTTGCAAGCTCCAGAAAGACGAAGTTGCTTCCGATAAACCCGGCGCCGCCGGTTACGATAATAGTCATGAGTATTCCTCCTAAGCGTTTTCTTCTGCTGATTGTAGCATAAAAGCTGCCCTTAGGGCAGTCGTAAGGTTTTTTTTTGATTTTTTTAATTTTCCGTAAAACTTTACAGAATATTTATTTGCAATCTGCTATATTAAATTTTATGGTGCAATAGTATCTCGATAGATCGGAAAAGTCACGTGCCATGGGCGTCATGAATAAAGCGGCGTTTCCTTAGAAATGGAAATAGTCTTTTGCGGTACGGGAGGAAGGATGAGAAAGAAATTCAGGAAAACTTTTTTTGCTTCGGCCTTGCGGCTTTGCATGGGAGCCGGAATGCTTCTGCTCTTCAGAACAAACGTTCTCGCCGCGGATGCGGGCTGGAAATATGAGAACCATGTGTGGAAATATTATAAGGAAGATAAAAGTCCGTATCTTGGCTGGCTCAATACGGGCACGGACTGGTATTATCTGGATCCCGCAAGCGGAAATATGAAAACAGGCTGGATCCGGCATTCGGACGGAAGGTGGTATTTTCTGAATACCGGCTCGGGGAGCGCGCTCGGAGCCATGCTGAGGGGCTGGCAGTGGATAGACGGATACTGCTATTATTTTGATGCTGTCTCGGGAAGAATGTATGAAAACGAGGCGACACCTGACGGATACAGGGTGGACGCGCTGGGCAGATGCCTCGACAGTACCGGCGGGAGTCTGTTTCTGGAGGGGAAGGGAATTCTTAGCGGAAAAGAAGCGGCAATGCCTGCAATGGCATCTGCGGTGTCAGGCGGAGGCGGGATAAGCAGCAGGAGCAGCAGCGGCGCAGGGAGAGGCGGAAGCACGGGAAGCAGCGGTATCGGCAGAGGCAGCGCGGGCAGGAGCAGCGGGGGAGGCAGTGCCGGAAGAAACGGCGGCACGGGCAGAAGCAGCAGTTCCGGCGGGGGAAGCGCAGGCAATGCGGGAAATGCAGTTGGGGACAGCATAGAGCGCGGCGAAACAGATACGAAGAAAAACGAAAATCGCATCGCCGATATACCGAAGAGAGAGACGGATTCCAACAGCAAAACGGAATCGAGGACGGAAGAAAAGCCGGAGCTCCCCAAGATCCCGGAAAAGAAGGAAAACATTGCCACAGGCTCGGAGATCCCCAAGGAGCATACGGAAGAACGGAGCACAGAAGAGAAAAAAACGGAAGAACAGCCTGTGGGGGAAGCGCAGGAATCGGAAGAACAGCAGCCGAAGAAGGAGCAGAAAACAGAAGAAGCAGGCACGCAGCATACAGAGGAACAGCATAAAGCAGAAGAACAGAGCCCCGAAGCAGAGCCGGAAACTGAAGAAACAGCAGAGTCGAAATCGGAAGAAGGAACAGAGAAAAAGACAGAAGACAAGAATGAAGGTGACGACACGGAATCCCCGTCTGAGGAGAGAATGGCAGAGGCAGAGCGGATAGAGAGGGAAAAGGCGGATAAGGTATATAAGGAGCTCAGCAGCCGCTCCAATCAAAATGTGGAGCAGTATAAAGCAGACGACGGAACGGTACATACCATAATCTGGGTACAGGGGATCAATGCCCCCAGAATGGGGGAGAGCGGAGATTTCAGGAAAGAGATCCTGAAGCAGGGCGACGATACCTATGTGGACTATATCGCGGAATATGCACCCGGGAATTCATGGTTTGACGTAAATAAGTCGGACATAGGCTCTGCGGAATATGAGAGGGACAAAAATCTGTGCTTCGCTGCTTCGGCTTCCAATATGCTGCACTGGTGGATGGAGCAGAATGCGGCGTATATTACGGCGTATGAACAAAAAAACGGGAATCCCGCAAGGGCAGTCGGAAATAAAATTTATACGCTGGAGGATCTGAGGACAGCTCCCGCAAGCCAAACCGAGAGTGAGGTATTTGCGTTCTTTAAAGACATCTATGGAAACAATGAAAAAGGATTCTTTACGGATCTTTTGGCAGATCTCTTCATAAACGGCTATACACCGAAGAAAAACGGAGGAACCAATCTCGAAAGGGAGGATCTGGAGCCGGATACAAGAGCGGGATTTTTCTATGAGGTATTTCAGGGAGGCCTTCTTACGGACAGAAGCTATAGAGGAGGATATCGGGACTTCGGAGAGTCCCTGAAGGAAATACTCGGAGGCGGACAGATTGCAGGCGTTTCACATACGGTAGTAAACAACTACAATCATGTGATCACGATCTGGGGGGCGGAATATGACCTTGATGGCAGGATTGTCGCCATATACGTGACGGATTCCGATGACCGTGAGGGTGTGGAAATAGGGATGAAGCGCTATGGCGTAAGGAATGCAAACGGAAAAGCCAAGCTCAGTACCAATATCAGCAATAAGGCGCATGGGTCAAATGTGGGATATCTGTATATGCTTTCTCTGGGAAAGGAAAAGTGGAAGGAATATCTGGAGGAATAGCCGGAGAGAAAACCGTCTGCCTTGCGGCAGGCGGTTTTTCTGTCAGGAAAAACAGAAGACTTATGACGGGGGGCTGCGGTTGCAGGAGCTGCTGCATATTGTATAAAAAAAAAAATATGCTACAATTCTAAAATAATCAAGATGAAGCTTCGAAAGGAAGGATTTCCATGAGGATATTTGTAACAGGCGTGGGAGGGCAACTCGGACACGATGTGATGAATGAGATAGCAGCGCGCGGACATGA encodes:
- a CDS encoding phosphate/phosphite/phosphonate ABC transporter substrate-binding protein; the encoded protein is MRKVLSVLLAGSMAASVLAGCGSKEAAETTAVTESAAEAASESAKESAETAKEVKTIDTLQVAFVPSREPEEIVTVTEPLKDMLKQELLPLGYDVKNVNITVGTNYEAVGEGLTAGTIDVGFIPGGTYVLYDDGAEVILTATRDGLSIDDDDPKVWNQNKPTEASDQQVTFYRALMIAGPSEAGRAVAAKVNNGTELSWEDFDGLNWGIMSPTSSAGYIYPALWIQQRFGKNITDLSHAVQCDSYGTAFARLAQGQIDVLCTYADARRDNAEKWQKEYAMTNSIWDDTDVIGVTPGIYNDTISVSRTSAVMDDDFKAALQQAFINIGKTDAGKDVIKIYSHKGYEIAKDSDYDSEREAQKIIQELRAK
- the phnC gene encoding phosphonate ABC transporter ATP-binding protein; the protein is MIKFEDVGKKYSNGYEGLKHVNLCIEQGEFVAIIGLSGAGKSTLIRTINRMHDVTSGRLTVDEVDVMTLSGRSLRRFRRRIGMIFQSFNLITRTTVIRNVLTAFVPDMPFFRSAFGIYTKEEKMKALEALDKVGILDKAFVRADQLSGGQQQRVALARTLAQNPQIILADEPVAALDPLTAKQVMDDFRRINQEMKISILLNIHHVDLALGYCDRVIGIRSGEIVYDGPAGEVDQDVLRLIYEGGKEQA
- the phnE gene encoding phosphonate ABC transporter, permease protein PhnE, which encodes MSLYDRLFPPKRYRLPNGKELCERRSRAPLYALLILLLAALSVKVTGFELSVLLRRGSQFFVILGQMFPPEPSYLAKIWGPIFDTIKMSLLGSALGSLLSVPFAMLAATNVCRNRVAVSLVRLLFSIVRTLPTLVMALIATFIFGLGTIAGTIAIAVFSFSYIGKILYEEIETVDMGAFEAMEAMGAAKTSAFFTAIVPQVLPSFLSNSLYNFEGNVRYAAVLGYVGAGGIGLILNEQLGWREYPNVGMILIALFVTVFMIESISRYARKRLV
- the phnE gene encoding phosphonate ABC transporter, permease protein PhnE, with the protein product MNERIEKAYASRPKDWVYHTALAVIVLGLLLWSLTAMETAGTTQNGAKMAGNILRGILHPDTKLLFSLGNNGVPYLLLETICIAFMGTVVGAIFSVPLAFLSASNLTPKPVAFLGRLLIMAIRTVPAFVYGLMFIRVTGPGPFAGLMTMSLTSIGMVSKMYIEAIEDLDTKILESLDAAGCTTWQKIRYGILPQLMPNFASTAIYRFDINLRDATVLGLVGAGGIGAPLIFAMNGYRWNEAGSILLGLVVLVLLVEWLSTRIRVKLARG
- a CDS encoding bifunctional metallophosphatase/5'-nucleotidase, with protein sequence MKKNFEIYYTSDVHGSIFPVDYAGGREKRCGILNYAAEIVKTGNTLVLDGGDSLQGTPLLSYYLEHREDFPYQPMAEAFGEAGLDCFTLGNHDFNFGYAPLRDYVCALQEKGTDCVCANVRDLRGGLPLLPYVIRTLENGLRIGITGLVTDSVKVWEDPAHLVDLEITDPLEKAEEMLRILRGQCDVTVCIYHGGYEEELESGRRLSESKENVACALARRCSFDLLLTGHQHMAIEGRRLYGSYTVQPAANLEHYFHIFGEAELAGGTRTALILRSQRKPLGTKHGADCFRRLSELETRTEAWLSETIGRLPAALPPEDKLEIALHGSRVAALFNQIQLLETGADFSCTGLGNAPIGLPRELSIRSIYTAYPFANTIIVKEVTRESLRAALERCAMYLELDGEGKPRFSDAFMKPKVEHYNYDFYAGLDYAFDLRKPAGERVVRLRRLDGTELQSGNVYRLALSNYRATGTGGYPMLGAAREVYSGADNVQDLLIAYIRRAGELSIPENYRFSVRY
- the mnmA gene encoding tRNA 2-thiouridine(34) synthase MnmA; the protein is MAKKALIAMSGGVDSSVAAALMKERGYDCIGVTMKLYSGEDAGGCRSNTCCTAEDAADARQVADALDIPFYVLNFTDDFQKQVIERFVRIYEQGGTPNPCIDCNRYMKHEKLYRRAAALHCDLIVTGHYARIEQDPVSGRYLLKKARNAAKDQSYVLYFLSQEQLSHSAFPLGEFESKEAVRARAAQYHFLNARKHDSQDICFVTNGDYGDFIEKYRSVQYPEGDFVDEAGHLLGRHRGIIRYTIGQRKGLGLSLPAPMYVAGKDMAENRVILTTGSLLYSDSLLAGSFNWIKYETPPAALRVTAKTRYKAKEVPATAEPLPDGSVRIRFDIPERAIAAGQAVVLYDGEDVVGGGTILRAE
- the rfbA gene encoding glucose-1-phosphate thymidylyltransferase RfbA; this translates as MKGIVLAGGSGTRLYPLTMVTSKQLLPVYDKPMVYYPLSTLMLAGIQDILIISTPEDTPRFEALLGDGSQFGVRLSYKVQPSPDGLAQAFTLGETFIGSDACAMVLGDNIFYGNGFGRILRTAAADAEAGRATVFGYYVNDPERFGIVEFDAAGRAVSIEEKPAQPKSNYAVTGLYFYPAGVSAKAHTVQPSARGELEITSLNEMYLREDRLNVQRLGRGFAWLDTGTMASLLEAAEFVHTIEELQGITISAPEEIAYINRWIDREMLLRSAERYGKSPYGQHLRAVAEGKVKY
- the rfbB gene encoding dTDP-glucose 4,6-dehydratase, which encodes MTIIVTGGAGFIGSNFVFLELAKHPEDRIVCVDALTYAGNLSTLKSVLDEPNFRFVKLDICNREGVYRLFEEEKPDMVVNFAAESHVDRSIENPEIFLQTNIIGTAVLMDACRKYGIRRYHQVSTDEVYGDLPLDRPDLFFHEDTPLHTSSPYSSSKASADLLVMAYHRTFGLPVTISRCSNNYGPYQFPEKLIPLMIANALADRKLPVYGEGQNVRDWLYVEDHCKAIDLILRKGSVGEVYNIGGHNEMKNIEIVKLICETLGKPESLIEHVTDRKGHDQRYAIDPTKIHSELGWLPETMFRDGIKKTIQWYLDNREWWENIISGEYQNYYAEMYGKKEVLDR
- a CDS encoding IdeS/Mac family cysteine endopeptidase (This family includes IgM or IgG-cleaving cysteine proteases.), with amino-acid sequence MLLLFRTNVLAADAGWKYENHVWKYYKEDKSPYLGWLNTGTDWYYLDPASGNMKTGWIRHSDGRWYFLNTGSGSALGAMLRGWQWIDGYCYYFDAVSGRMYENEATPDGYRVDALGRCLDSTGGSLFLEGKGILSGKEAAMPAMASAVSGGGGISSRSSSGAGRGGSTGSSGIGRGSAGRSSGGGSAGRNGGTGRSSSSGGGSAGNAGNAVGDSIERGETDTKKNENRIADIPKRETDSNSKTESRTEEKPELPKIPEKKENIATGSEIPKEHTEERSTEEKKTEEQPVGEAQESEEQQPKKEQKTEEAGTQHTEEQHKAEEQSPEAEPETEETAESKSEEGTEKKTEDKNEGDDTESPSEERMAEAERIEREKADKVYKELSSRSNQNVEQYKADDGTVHTIIWVQGINAPRMGESGDFRKEILKQGDDTYVDYIAEYAPGNSWFDVNKSDIGSAEYERDKNLCFAASASNMLHWWMEQNAAYITAYEQKNGNPARAVGNKIYTLEDLRTAPASQTESEVFAFFKDIYGNNEKGFFTDLLADLFINGYTPKKNGGTNLEREDLEPDTRAGFFYEVFQGGLLTDRSYRGGYRDFGESLKEILGGGQIAGVSHTVVNNYNHVITIWGAEYDLDGRIVAIYVTDSDDREGVEIGMKRYGVRNANGKAKLSTNISNKAHGSNVGYLYMLSLGKEKWKEYLEE